The sequence below is a genomic window from Daphnia pulicaria isolate SC F1-1A chromosome 6, SC_F0-13Bv2, whole genome shotgun sequence.
TATCTCGGTTCCCATCCTCCACGTTCCCACGACTGTCGATGCAGTGCTGAGcgcaaaaaaaggggaacggTAAGAAAATGTTACTGCTACCTTACAGTGTTACACTCAACTCGCAGCTCTGTGTTAATTTAGTCCTGATTTAGTCACTGAACAGAACACAATGGCTCGTAGAGATAGATTATTAAAACCACTAGTAACTGAAGTGAGCAATGAGATTTTTGAAGATtccaaaattatttcttctaaCCAGTGTTTCCAACCAAAATGAGGATTTATCTACGTGTTCGAATGGAAAGAGGAGTGCCAAAAATGTAGAAATTAACTTTCCTCTATTTCTTTAGAAAAGTAACCACATATTTCACTGAATTACAGGATTGGAGGGCTGACGGTTTTTTTTGGCGTCAAGGGGGTTCTGCTAAATATTTAATGCTGGGATCAGATAATTCAATCGGCATAAAACGCTATTTTCAATCGATAGAAGGCAAAGATGACGACGGTAATGATTTGCTTTCTGTACAATTCACTAGAACGACATTCCATCACCCAACGCTGCAGAAAGTACTAGTAGTGTATAAGGGGGACGAAACTGTTTCGTCCAAATTACCGCATGGAAATTCAAAGTccgacgaaataaaaaaaatgccctTTGTCGCTACAATGCCTTCTTTATTGTGCAAAATGGAGAAGGAGATGGGAGAAAAGCCTTCCGAAATCTACCGTAAAATAAACGAAACTATTCCCCGTGACTTAAAAGTTCAAGCAGCCCAAGGGCCCCGAAATTTGAAACAAGTTCTAAATACCATTCTAAATGCCAAACAAAAGTTGCAGTTGACCCGGGACACCCTTTACAACCTTCACGTAAGAGCGGTTGACGGGACTCTGTTAAACGTATCATTACTTTTCCCGACTTGATCGTCATTGGATGGGACGACAATCTGGCCGATGTTTTCTCTTCGCTTCTAGGGAGAGATGAACCTATCGGTCTATTTTATGATACCATGTTCAAATTAGGAGATTTTTATGTCTCAATTTTGTCTTATGAAGAAACAGAATTTGTGAAAAAGCCAACAATTCCTTTGATGTTTATGCTTcacgagagaaaaaatttggaaacacACAATACATTTTGGAGAGAGGTGGCAAATAGATTTCCGGGACTTGCAAAGGCAAAAAATGCATTCATAGTAACCGACGAAGAAGCGGCCATTATTTCAGGGAGCTGCGGTAAAATGAGAGAAATTCGAATAGGTACGAATATTAGGGTTTGTGACTGTcagtttatttgttttaacaaaaaCATAAACAAAAACGACTAGAAGTCTAGAAATCTTCAAAATCACATTTAAATTCAGGTTTGATTGCTGTATATGATCTGTGGAATGCACATAAATCAGCCATTAATACTATTACGCCATCTGTTTCTTTAGCTAACGTATAGTTTACAGTGTTTGGATCCGTTTTGACAGGAATAAGTAGAGAGATCTCCATAGAGCCTCGCGGTTTTTTATCTATGTGTTGTCTATTTTTCTCTAGTTCCAATTTAAGGGCTATGATCTTGGGATGTTCGACTgtcatagttttttttttaaatagcagaTGCAAATAAACCTTCAATGTCGAACATAACTTTAGGCCAGGTGTACGTGATGGTAGCAAACGTCGTTGAAGGCCCAGTGCCATCAAGAGTGAAGTGGATATCAGTGACACCACTAGGAAGCGTAACACAGATAGAGACTATCTCGGCTAATGAGTGATCCTTATAAACTGCCATCAGGACCGGCTCGTTCTGGTGAATTACCCTGCTATCCAAATCTTCTATTTCCTCGTTTAAGTCAGACTCTTGATCGTCATGGATGCGTTTGCGAGAAACGAAAAGAGAGCTGGTACTACTAGAGTTGGCCGAGTCCTCCAAACAACTCAGAGCAGACGATGagcttttttctgatttttttactataaaaaatatctgaaaatataataattgcTAAACGAATAGAGAATAATAAAATGTACATACATTCGAGGCCATGCAATTGCTTAAGCTGCTTGAAGTTGTTGTAAAAGACCGGTTTGTTAAACTTGGAAAATTCTGGGTGAAACTTGAAAGCGGCTTTTGCAGTGGTTGTTGGATCAATTTTTCCGTTTTCAAACATTTGACTAAGAATAGTGTGGGCTTTACACGGAGGATTGTGTGTCCACTTCGGCATTTTTTGCTCATATTAAGCTTGAAATTTGCTATTGAAGAAATTAACATTGAGTGTGGCAAAAGACGTGACTTTCTTAAGCAAAAATTATCGTCTGCTTTGTCGTGACAAGGTTGAACGATTTGTATtatttggaaattttaaatagttttaaaacggctttattaattaataatggttgtcgaaattttttaaaattcaatatgTAATAAGACTTCGTGAAATTAGCTTTAAAATAAGTGTTCGTATGGAatatttgtgaaaaaaaaagtaagttaTGCGGAATATTTGAGCTTTTCTTCAAATATTTGAACATAGATTCgactatttttttcccccccaaagAAGGTTTATAGTTTTTTCATGGCACATAGCCGCAGAATCAGGTCTAGAACAGCTTTAAGAAGAAATTTCTACTCATTTAACACTATTGAGGACAAATTGGCATCTTAAAGATCCCGAAAATATcaactttttaaatcttttaaactttTCAAATGTTCCACATAACTTACTTTTTTCACAAATATTCCCAAATATTCACAAATATTTCACAAATATTTAACGCTTCATTTAAGGCAAAACTCGTCAAGGCAATTTAATCATTCCTAAAAGAATTTCTTGACACctgattttaaatattttacaaaTTCTCTAATTACACAAGTAGTTCAAGCCTGTCAAGCAGAAGAAAATCTATTGGACTAAGTGATTTACTGGGTTTTcggtcttgttttttttaacttttgcatactttgaaaaacgatGGCATCAGTTGAAACTTTCTGGCGGCTTGGCCATAATATTACCAAACATGACGTTGACGGTAGTATTGCTTTAGGCTATCGGAAATTCAGATCCTTTTTTGGGACTTCCCCGagtgtgtgtgctgctgcttatGAAAATTTGTCTCATGTCCGTCCCATTAAATCGTGCCCAGAGCATCTTTTATGGACATTATTGCATTTAAAGCATTATGCTACTGAACACATAAGTTCTTCTCTAGTTGGAGTGtcggaaaaaacatttcggaaGTGGTGCCATATTTTCATTCGCCTTCTCGCAAAAATGCCAGTGGTAGGAAACAACATTAATTTATTTGGGGTTTATAGATgctaatttatttcattcataGATTGAATGGGAGAATCGGTTCCATAGAGCCCTTAGAGGTTCAAATATTCTGGTCTCTATTGATGGAGCAGATTTCAGAATCATGGAGCCATCGCCATTCAACCCCAAATGGTACTCCCATAAATTTCATGGTCCCGGTCTTAGATACGAACTAGCCATTTGTATCCGAATTGGAGACATTTTTTGGGCTTACGGCGGCCTTCCCTGTGGTGAATGGTCAGATCTTAGGCTAGCCCGAGATGTCTTTATTTTCAGTCTTAGGGAAGGAGAGAAAGCCATTGCCGATCGCGGTTACAAAGACCCAAACTTTTTTGATTTCCCTAACGGAAACAATGatgggaagaaaaaacaggTTTTAGCAAGGCACGAAACATTGAACCGACGATTAAAGCAATTTGACTGCTTACAACAAAGATTCCGCCATGATCTGTATTTGCATCCCCTTTATTTCCATTCTGTAGTAAATCTAACGCAAATGATGATTGATTATGGTGAAACATTGTACTCGGTTGACTTTTAAATTTCGATAAGTAAATAAATCTCAATCTCAATTCGATAAAAGTGTACTTCTGTGCATTCTTTGTGTGTACATTTAAGAATTAATCAAAGTTAAACTAAAACTAGGTACATCTTGTAAAACTCACATATTACCGCAGCTCCCAGCAATGACTCAAAATCTACCCCTAATTGAAATCTATCGATGCTGGATTCATGTGTTACAGAATGCCAAGATGCAACTGAGAAAATTTGGCTTTAGATCAAACGTTGAAGTAAGTGAGTATCTCGATGACATAAGACAGCTATTTTCTCAGTCGGACAATCAAAAATACAACGATCTTCTACTGGAATTTTGTACCTCATAGAATAAGGTATACATAAAAGTTTCTAACCTGTAAATATTtactcttattattattattttaggaaTTTGCCAACTATTTCCGGAAATTTATACATAAAGATGTACAACGCATAGGATTGTgggttataaaaaaaacatggacTAACTAGCGCCACGAATAATAGGGCTGAATACGTGAATGCGCTATTAAAGCGATTTGTTGATTGGAAGGAATCTCCAGTGGATACAATGATTTTAGCTTTAGAGGAAATTCCCGCTTCTTTCTACTCCGAAATTCTAAGAGGTAGATACGGCCGTGGGAATTGCCACTTGCATCAGGACTTCACATCTCTATACGACTTGGAAAAGGATTGCCCATTCCTACCGGAAGTAAGACACGAggaagaaattttcaaaagctTAAAGGACGTGCTGTTGGAAAAGCAACCGAGATggtaatttctaaattttcatttgaatctaCAGAAaacgatctttttttttaaataaattacaagGGAGCAGACGACACCCCAGTCATTAAATTGGAAGAAGGATCAGACTTTAGCTTGTCATGCGCGTACGAACAGGCTTTAAgggttattgaaaaaaaacacattgacATTAATTTCAACAGAATCGGAACTTTCATCGTTACCGGATCAACAGCCACACGCGATGTAAGGATATTTCCGTATCCTTCATGTTCGtgcccagaaaaaaaaatttgctacCATGTTATGGTGGCCCGTCTAGCTTGTGGCCTTGCAAACActactacaaaaaaaaactaaatgtaaCCCAGCTTAGAAGAAATGCTAGAAAAAAGGCGGATAGGAAATCTGGGAGAAAAAGGCCTAGGCCAAATGATGTTACCAACCCGCAATCTATTTGGGAGGATTCAAATGGAGACCGATGATGATCGGGTGGGTAAGATCCGTTCTACGCTAATGTCACATCACccccaagaaagaaaagtacaAGTAAatctacaataaaaaaagactttcaaaaAGATGTTCCGAAAATTGTACCTGTTAAGTGGACTCCTAAATCACCAGCCAGGCCAATCACATCACtaccaaaacttgtcaccttACCGCCAGGAAATTCAAAAGCTACCTTAGCGCCGGATTGCTTTTCTTCATCCATTAAGTCGACAGCCAATTCATCGGCCACCAAGACGCAAGCGAATTCAACAGCAAGTCTGACTTCAGCCACCAAATCATTGGCCATATTGTCTTCAGTCACTAAATCACCGGGCAGATTGTCGTCAGCAAATTCGTCCCCCGCCAAATCGCCAACATTGCCACCACCAAAATCATCGGCCAACTCGGCTTCCAATTCGCCGACCACAAAATTACCAGCCACATCGGCTAGTTTGTCGCCAACCAAATCACCGGCCAGCTCGTGTTCCAATTCTTCTGCAAATTCGCCGACCAAAAAATTACCAGCCAAATCGGCTAGTTTGTCGCCACCACCGGCCAGCTCGGCTTCCAATTCGCCAACCACAAAATTACCAGCCAAATCGAGTAGCTTGTCGCCAACCAATTCTTCCGTCACCAGCTCGCCAGCCAATTACTTCGGCCAACAAGTCGCAGGCTAATTCACCGAATGATGTTCAACATCTAAAAACggcaatttatttaaaatactgtaatatatattttatattaaaCATGTACCTAATTATCTATTTACATTTTAAGACTCCGGTCTGTCACTTTCAGACCCGTGGGTCGCAGAGATCAAACCAACAGGTGAATTTGTCAAAAGCCGAAATCGAAGATATTACCGTTCCGGGGTATTGGCTTGAATCAAGCCATATCAATGCAGCTATAAACCTGATCAAACATCAGTTTCCAAATATTGGTGGATTTTATGATACGACTCTCGGCTGGGATCTGGAATTTCCCGATGCTCCTAGTGAAAAATGGATACAAATAATCCACGATGGCAAGGGGCATTGGGTTGTGGCATCCAAATCGAAAGGAGAAGATTCGGTTTCCATTTATGATAGTTTGGGAGGATCTGCTGTCAATGAGCATATAATAGGATGTATTTCATCCCTTCTACGAACCAACAGAAAAACTTTTAAATACCAAAGTGTTAGATGTCAGCAGCAATTGCCGAATGATTGTGGCCTTCATGCGATTGCAAATGCCATAACTCTAGCATGGGGCGAAGATCCATCACAGTCCCTCTATAACAGGGGCTTCATGAggcaacatttgaaaaaatgccTGTTAAGTAAAGTTATGTCAGCATTCCCTAAATCAGatttgaagagagaaaagattatgTCAGTTTCAAAACAAGTCAAGAAGGTCAGGGTTTACTGCAGTTGTCAAAGAATAGATTATCAGCCACTGAATTCCACAAGAACACAGGCTTGGCACACCATAGAGTGTACGGGATGTAAAGAGTGGTTTCACAGAATGTGTGAAAGCTGGCCTCCAAAAAGTACTCGTGGGGCTTGGCTATGCAAACAATGCAAAGGTGTGTATTAGTAAAATTTTTAGTAtgcatgaaatattttaacttaCTTTGTGCTTTAACAGGACCATGAATGACCTCTACATGCAACTACACACATTGGCAGTGTGCCATTACTGTAAGCTGAGAAGTGATAACCTAGAAGGCTAGAATCATAATTGTCATAATCCATAATAAGAATCATAATGAAAAATTGTTGTGCAGAACAGTAATATGCACTTCTCTAAACGAAGAACTTGAAATACacgtaaatttttgaattatattctcgcctttaaataaataaattcaaaaaataacttactatcaattttttattagcttCTAGTTCAACACTTTGACGACTACTTTTAACAATGCACTTACGTCGACTGTTTCGCGTCTACGGTTTCGCATTTTAGTAAGACCTCTAGCGCCTAAACTGCGAAACGGtcccgaaaatttttgggaccgtTTCGTACCACTGTTTCGCGTTTTAGGAGTTTCGCGTTCCGCCATTTCGCTTCGCGTTTTAGTAACACCCTGCTAAGCAAGGCATTAAACAGGGAACATGACACTTTCCAACATATGTAGATATTTAGAAAGGCATCTGTGTGACATTGGTTTGTATGGAATCATTCCATGCACGTGGCACCTTATCGACTGTGTTAGTGCTCACTTGTGACAGTAGCGTTCGTACATTATTGCTGCGTGTACATTATGctattttgttcaaacacTTGATAGCAATCTGCACACATATGATTCCagaaagacacacacaatatATATAATTCAATAAGAATAATTACTATGTATCGTGTGTAGAGAAATGGGGCACATAATAAAGGGAACAAACGTTTCGCTTAGGCTTCttctaaaagaaagaaggcAGACAGGAAGTGTAAAAAATGGCAGTCACTACGCGTGATGAAACAAACAGGTGAGAAAGGGCTAGACTAAGAGGCCGTGAACATTTTCATAAGGAAGAACGTTGGAGCGACATTTGTCGCAGCCATTTAGCGGTCACTCAGGGAAAGCTTGTGTTTTCGAATTTCAACATTTGGGAGAGCCGCCCCAATAACCGTGAAGGTTAAAATCAAACTGCGGGAGGTAGGCGTGAAAGGACTCAATTGAGACGATCCGGTCGTtagtaaaaagaaatgtcttttGGAAGCAGAATTTTTGGAGGATCACGGTCGGTTAAAGGAAATCGAGTTTGCCCGTTGTCTCTTCCCAGTCACGGACGGAATTGCACACATTTGCAGATGCGTCGGTAGAGGCAGTGTGCAGCGACCTGTTATACCCATATAGTCAATCGAAATGGTCGAGTGCTGGTCCGGCATATCAAGACGGTTACCAAACTGGCTTTATTAAAAAACGGTCTCCGTCTGTATATTGGAACTCCATGCTGGGCTCATGGGTGCACGGCTTACCAAATTTATGTTGACTTTGCCCTTAAAAGAGAATTGGATGGACGATTCTTCTAGACTGACAGCACCACGGTCCAGAATTAGGTCCGGGCGGTGTCCTTTCACTTTTAAGTCTATGTCAGCCGCCGGATTGGAGAAATCTAGACGCTCACTAAACTTCATGAATGACGTTTTATTCCTAGGCGTTTGAATTTGCATACACTGCTActcaatcaaaaaaaaaaaagaagtggataTTCCAAGTTGTAGGCTAGATGGTTCATCTTTCCTTTATGAAGATGATCCGGCTTAACCATAAGATTTGCCATGGATGACAGCGAAGGAGGAGCTCCGGTCTATCCACGTTCATTAAAATTCAACAGCCGTGGAGCAGTCGACGTTGGCTGATTGGAAAGACGTCGGGATATCATCTCAAGACCATCTGGCGTTGATCCGGTTGTATGTAGATTTCCTTGGACACCTGAAACGGAGTCAACGAAAGCCTACAATGAAGAGTTGAAACGATTGTACCAGAAGAAGCCGCTCTAAGCGACATCGCAATTGCTGCCGGTTGAGCTTGGAGTGTAGCGAATAGGAGGAAGGCTTAGTCGAGCCAAATTGCCGTATGATATCTTGCACCAACCGATATTATCCGGAAAGCACCAACTCCCATGGAAGATGCAAGACTTTGGAACATATTTTGTGCCGTCTCATATGCGACAGCACTTCTGGGTGACTGCCGGCCGACACGTAGTCAAACGAAGTCAGTGCTGCAAATGATCGATGACCGATTTCAATCGAGCACGGCTGGGCGCCGGTCAACCCCCTTTCACCTACACGTTGGTGGACTATTTTGGCTCCAAAAATGTGACACGAGACAAGAGCCCTCTTCACTTGTATGGTGTTGGTGACTAGGTTCGTTTATGTGGACGTTGCGATTTCTCACTCCGCAACTGTGCTGCGTCGTTTTGCGTCAGTGTATCGGAAGCCTGAGCCGCATGTTCTCGGCCAATAGAACAAAATTGACTGAAACCGAGCGTCCTATGATGACTTCTGGGGGCCCATCTTACATGTCCCACCACTACTCTTGCAGAAGTCATTTCTTATATGCGCCCCCATtggtcgaaaaagaaaacaatagccGTTCAACTATGATAAGTTTTCTATGTaacgcaaaaataaaatttggtagtagaaataaactaaatttagGGAATAAATGTAggataaacaaatatttgataACGCAAGAATAAAATTTAGCTGATGCTCGTAACggggaaaaatgggaaattcgTGCGACTAATTATTGTTTAGAAGTTttacaggaaagaaaaaagggacatTATAGGAAGGTAcactaacaaaaaaataacagtgcGAAGCTGGGAAAAGGGATACATTTTTGTAACCCTCAACGCACATATACCATTCAAGATATACACGTTCATAGATACGCCATACATCAAACGATAGCAAACTCATCGATGAGTATGCTGATTTTTTTCGGTAACTTTTATGGCTGATCcgtaaagttaaaaaaggggggggggggcgtagtgccataagaggCCATGCAGAAAGGGCCGAAAAACAACCAAGtgtacatttttttgtgtgggtACTGTAGATCAACAGGGGAAACCTGATATATACAACGTTGATTTTGCTTGAAAATTATCAcatactttttttgttgttagctGCATTTACTCATCATTTTCATTGTATCAGTGCCTGTAAAGTTGATAGGAAGtgacgaagaaaaagtttctctTTAATCTATGGTGTTTCACCGTACAATATTGCATTAGTTTGAAATGTTCACGGATTTTCTATAATGTGTATCTCTTCAATTTTGCAGGCTCTTTCTTTACACACATCCAGTTTGTTGGGACAGATCTAACTGACTTAGTACATGTTTTGTGgtaaatttaatcaaacacAATTCACTTGAACAGAAAAACCGATTCACCAGTTTTATTCTTATCtttgcagaaaaaaaataactgattTAAAG
It includes:
- the LOC124341922 gene encoding uncharacterized protein LOC124341922; the protein is MPKWTHNPPCKAHTILSQMFENGKIDPTTTAKAAFKFHPEFSKFNKPVFYNNFKQLKQLHGLELKKSEKSSSSALSCLEDSANSSSTSSLFVSRKRIHDDQESDLNEEIEDLDSRVIHQNEPVLMAVYKDHSLAEIVSICVTLPSGVTDIHFTLDGTGPSTTFATITYTWPKVMFDIEGLFASAI